A section of the Pseudomonas prosekii genome encodes:
- the nuoF gene encoding NADH-quinone oxidoreductase subunit NuoF has protein sequence MTLTSFGPANRIKRSAETHPLTWRLRDDGEAVWLDEYQAKNGYAAARKAFADMAQDDIVQTVKDAGLKGRGGAGFPTGVKWGLMPKDESINIRYLLCNADEMEPNTWKDRMLMEQLPHLLIEGMLISARALKTYRGYIFLRGEYTTAAKHLTRAVEEAKSAGLLGKNILGSGFDFELFVHTGAGRYICGEETALINSLEGRRANPRSKPPFPAAVGVWGKPTCVNNVETLCNVPAIIADGVDWYKSLAREGSEDMGTKLMGFSGKVKNPGLWELPFGVTGRELFEDYAGGMRDGFKLKCWQPGGAGTGFLLPEHLDAQMYAGGIAKVGTRMGTGLAMAVDDSVNMVSLLRNMEEFFSRESCGFCTPCRDGLPWSVKLLRAIENGEGQAGDIETLLGLVGFLGPGKTFCAHAPGAVEPLGSAIKYFRSEFEAGIAPTSAVVPPLARPIVVGA, from the coding sequence ATGACCCTGACTTCCTTCGGTCCTGCCAACCGCATCAAGCGTTCGGCCGAGACTCACCCGCTGACCTGGCGTCTGCGCGACGACGGCGAGGCCGTGTGGCTCGACGAATACCAGGCCAAGAACGGTTACGCCGCTGCGCGCAAAGCCTTCGCCGACATGGCCCAGGACGACATCGTCCAGACCGTGAAAGACGCCGGCCTCAAGGGTCGCGGCGGTGCAGGCTTCCCCACTGGCGTGAAGTGGGGCCTGATGCCCAAAGACGAATCCATCAACATCCGCTACCTGCTGTGCAACGCGGATGAAATGGAGCCGAACACCTGGAAAGACCGCATGCTGATGGAGCAACTGCCCCATCTGCTGATCGAAGGCATGCTGATCAGTGCCCGCGCGCTGAAAACCTACCGTGGCTACATCTTCCTGCGTGGCGAATACACCACCGCCGCCAAGCACCTCACCCGTGCCGTGGAAGAAGCCAAGTCTGCAGGCCTTTTGGGCAAGAACATCCTCGGTTCGGGTTTCGATTTCGAGCTGTTCGTCCACACCGGCGCCGGGCGTTACATCTGCGGTGAAGAAACCGCGCTGATCAACTCCCTCGAAGGCCGCCGCGCCAACCCGCGCTCCAAACCGCCCTTCCCTGCCGCCGTCGGCGTGTGGGGCAAGCCGACTTGCGTGAACAACGTTGAAACCCTGTGCAACGTGCCGGCGATCATTGCCGACGGCGTCGACTGGTACAAATCGTTGGCGCGTGAAGGCAGTGAAGACATGGGCACCAAGCTCATGGGCTTCTCCGGCAAGGTCAAGAACCCGGGCCTGTGGGAATTGCCATTCGGCGTCACCGGTCGCGAGTTGTTCGAAGACTACGCCGGCGGCATGCGCGACGGCTTCAAGCTCAAGTGCTGGCAGCCTGGCGGCGCCGGTACCGGTTTCCTGTTGCCGGAACACCTCGACGCGCAAATGTACGCCGGCGGCATCGCCAAAGTGGGCACCCGCATGGGTACCGGCCTGGCCATGGCGGTCGACGACAGCGTCAACATGGTGTCCTTGCTGCGCAACATGGAAGAGTTCTTTTCCCGCGAATCCTGTGGTTTCTGCACCCCGTGCCGCGACGGTTTGCCGTGGAGCGTCAAGCTGCTGCGCGCAATCGAAAACGGTGAAGGACAGGCCGGCGATATCGAGACCCTGCTGGGTCTGGTCGGTTTCCTCGGCCCGGGCAAGACCTTCTGTGCTCACGCACCGGGCGCCGTGGAGCCGTTGGGCAGCGCAATCAAATACTTCCGTTCAGAGTTCGAAGCCGGCATCGCGCCCACCAGCGCCGTCGTCCCGCCTCTGGCAAGGCCGATCGTAGTCGGCGCGTAA
- the nuoG gene encoding NADH-quinone oxidoreductase subunit NuoG yields the protein MATIHVDGNELEVDGADNLLQACLSLGLDIPYFCWHPALGSVGACRQCAVKQYTDANDTRGRIVMSCMTPATDGSWISIEDEEAKVFRASVVEWLMTNHPHDCPVCEEGGHCHLQDMTVMTGHNERRYRFTKRTHQNQQLGPFISHEMNRCIACYRCVRFYKDYAGGTDLGVFGAHDNVYFGRVEDGTLESEFSGNLTEVCPTGVFTDKTHSERYNRKWDMQFSPSICHGCSSGCNISPGERYGELRRIENRFNGSVNQYFLCDRGRFGYGYVNREDRPRQPLLANGAKLSLDEALDKAADLLRGRNIVGIGSPRASLESNYALRELVGAEHFYSGIEAAELERIRLVLQVLNDSPLPVPNMRDIEDHDAIFVLGEDLTQTAARMALSLRQSVKGKAEDMADAMRVQPWLDAAVKNIGQHELNPLFIASLAETKLDDIAEECVHAAPDDLARIGFAVAHALDASAPAVEGLDTEALDLAQRIADALLAAKRPLIIAGTSLGSKALIEAAANIAKALKLRDKNGSISLIVPEANSLGLAMLGGDSVDDALQAVIDGRADALVVLENDLYTRTDKALVDAALNAAKVLIVADHQKTATSDRAHLVLPAASFAEGDGTLVSQEGRAQRFFQVFDPKYMDASILVHEGWRWLHALRATLLDQPIDWTQLDHVTAAVAASRPQLARIVDAAPSAAFRIKGMKLAREPLRYSGRTAMRADISVHEPRTPQDNDTAFNFSMEGYSGSAEPRQQVPFAWSPGWNSPQAWNKFQDEVGGHIRAGDPGTRLIESTGDSLNWFASAPRAFNPAPGTWQVVPFFHLLGSEETSAKAAPVQERIPAPYVALAKSEADRLGVNDGALLSFNVAGQTLRLPLRINEELGAGLVALPAGIAGIPAAIFGKTVDGLQEAAQ from the coding sequence ATGGCCACTATCCACGTAGACGGCAACGAGCTCGAAGTCGATGGGGCAGACAACCTGTTACAGGCATGTCTGTCGCTAGGCCTCGATATCCCTTATTTCTGCTGGCACCCAGCCCTCGGCAGCGTTGGCGCTTGCCGCCAGTGCGCGGTCAAGCAGTACACCGACGCCAACGACACCCGTGGTCGGATCGTCATGTCCTGCATGACACCCGCCACTGACGGCAGCTGGATCTCCATCGAAGACGAAGAAGCGAAAGTGTTTCGCGCCAGCGTCGTCGAATGGCTGATGACCAACCACCCTCACGACTGCCCGGTCTGTGAAGAAGGCGGTCACTGCCACCTGCAAGACATGACGGTAATGACCGGCCACAACGAGCGCCGTTACCGCTTCACCAAGCGCACTCACCAGAACCAGCAACTGGGCCCGTTCATTTCCCACGAAATGAACCGCTGCATCGCTTGCTACCGCTGCGTGCGTTTCTATAAGGATTACGCCGGCGGCACCGACCTCGGTGTATTCGGCGCCCACGACAACGTGTACTTCGGTCGCGTTGAAGACGGCACCCTCGAAAGCGAGTTCTCCGGCAACCTCACCGAGGTCTGCCCGACCGGTGTGTTCACCGACAAGACTCACTCCGAGCGCTACAACCGCAAGTGGGACATGCAGTTCTCGCCGAGCATCTGCCATGGCTGCTCCAGCGGTTGCAACATTTCTCCGGGCGAGCGCTACGGTGAACTGCGTCGAATCGAAAACCGCTTCAACGGTTCGGTCAACCAGTACTTCCTGTGCGACCGTGGCCGTTTCGGCTACGGCTACGTCAACCGCGAAGACCGCCCGCGTCAGCCACTGCTGGCCAACGGCGCCAAGCTGAGCCTCGACGAAGCGCTGGATAAAGCGGCTGATCTGCTGCGTGGTCGCAACATCGTCGGTATCGGCTCGCCGCGCGCCAGCCTCGAAAGCAACTATGCGTTGCGCGAACTGGTCGGCGCCGAGCACTTCTACTCCGGCATCGAAGCCGCCGAGCTGGAACGTATTCGCCTGGTCCTGCAAGTCCTGAACGACAGCCCGCTGCCGGTTCCGAACATGCGCGACATCGAAGACCACGACGCGATCTTCGTCCTCGGCGAAGACCTGACCCAGACCGCTGCGCGCATGGCGTTGTCCTTGCGCCAATCGGTCAAGGGCAAGGCTGAAGACATGGCCGATGCGATGCGCGTCCAGCCGTGGCTCGACGCTGCGGTGAAAAACATCGGCCAGCACGAGCTGAACCCGCTGTTCATCGCCAGCCTCGCTGAAACCAAGCTCGACGACATCGCCGAAGAATGCGTGCACGCCGCGCCGGACGACCTCGCGCGCATCGGTTTCGCCGTGGCTCACGCCCTCGACGCCAGCGCGCCAGCGGTTGAAGGCCTGGATACTGAAGCCCTTGACCTGGCCCAGCGCATTGCCGACGCCCTGCTCGCGGCCAAGCGTCCGCTGATCATTGCCGGTACTTCGCTGGGTTCCAAAGCGCTGATCGAAGCCGCGGCGAACATCGCCAAAGCCTTGAAGCTGCGCGACAAGAACGGTTCCATCAGCCTGATCGTGCCAGAGGCCAACAGCCTCGGCCTGGCCATGCTCGGTGGCGACTCGGTCGACGACGCGCTGCAAGCAGTGATCGATGGCCGCGCCGACGCCCTCGTCGTGCTCGAAAACGATCTGTACACGCGCACTGACAAAGCCCTGGTCGATGCCGCCCTGAACGCTGCGAAAGTGTTGATCGTCGCCGACCATCAGAAGACCGCCACCAGCGATCGTGCGCACTTGGTGCTGCCCGCTGCCAGCTTTGCTGAAGGCGACGGCACCCTGGTCAGCCAGGAAGGTCGCGCCCAGCGCTTCTTCCAGGTCTTCGATCCGAAATACATGGACGCGAGCATTCTGGTGCACGAAGGCTGGCGCTGGCTGCATGCCCTGCGCGCGACCCTGCTGGACCAGCCAATCGACTGGACCCAACTGGACCACGTCACCGCAGCCGTCGCGGCGAGCCGGCCACAACTGGCGCGCATCGTCGATGCCGCTCCGTCCGCCGCGTTCCGCATCAAAGGCATGAAACTGGCGCGCGAACCGCTGCGTTACTCCGGGCGTACCGCCATGCGCGCTGACATCAGCGTGCACGAACCGCGTACTCCGCAGGACAACGACACCGCGTTCAACTTCTCGATGGAAGGTTACTCGGGCTCGGCCGAACCGCGTCAGCAAGTGCCATTCGCCTGGTCGCCGGGTTGGAACTCGCCGCAAGCCTGGAACAAGTTCCAGGACGAAGTCGGTGGTCACATCCGCGCTGGCGACCCGGGCACCCGCCTGATCGAAAGCACCGGTGATTCGCTGAACTGGTTCGCCAGTGCTCCGCGCGCGTTCAACCCGGCGCCGGGAACCTGGCAAGTGGTGCCGTTCTTCCACCTGCTCGGCAGTGAAGAGACCTCGGCAAAAGCCGCACCGGTTCAGGAACGCATTCCGGCGCCTTACGTTGCTTTGGCCAAATCTGAAGCCGATCGTCTTGGCGTCAATGACGGTGCCCTGCTCAGCTTCAATGTTGCCGGCCAGACCCTGCGTCTGCCGCTGCGCATCAACGAAGAACTCGGTGCCGGCCTGGTGGCCTTGCCGGCAGGTATCGCCGGCATTCCAGCGGCGATCTTTGGCAAAACCGTTGACGGTCTGCAGGAGGCAGCTCAATGA
- the nuoH gene encoding NADH-quinone oxidoreductase subunit NuoH, with amino-acid sequence MTWFTPEVIDVIIAVLKAIVILLAVVVCGALLSWVERRLLALWQDRYGPNRVGPFGAFQIAADMIKMFFKEDWTPPFADKMIFTLAPVVAMSALLIAFAIIPITPTWGVADINIGILFFFAMAGLSVYAVLFAGWSSNNKFALLGSLRASAQTVSYEVFMGLSLMGIVIQVGSFNMRDIVEYQAQNLWFIIPQIFGFLTFFIAGVAVTHRHPFDQPEAEQELADGYHIEYAGMKWGMFFVGEYIGIVLISALLVTLFFGGWHGPFGILPQIPFIWFALKTAFFIMIFILLRASIPRPRYDQVMDFSWKFCLPLTLVNMLVTAAIVLLNTPAVAAQ; translated from the coding sequence ATGACCTGGTTCACGCCTGAAGTGATTGACGTGATCATCGCGGTCCTCAAGGCCATCGTGATTCTGCTCGCCGTGGTGGTGTGCGGCGCGCTGCTGAGCTGGGTCGAGCGTCGTCTGCTCGCCCTCTGGCAGGATCGTTACGGTCCGAACCGTGTCGGCCCGTTCGGCGCGTTCCAGATCGCTGCCGACATGATCAAGATGTTCTTCAAGGAAGACTGGACGCCGCCGTTCGCCGACAAGATGATCTTCACCCTGGCACCGGTAGTCGCCATGAGCGCCCTGCTGATTGCCTTCGCGATCATCCCGATCACCCCGACCTGGGGCGTCGCGGACATCAACATCGGCATCCTGTTTTTCTTCGCCATGGCCGGTCTTTCGGTGTACGCGGTGTTGTTCGCCGGTTGGTCGAGCAACAACAAGTTCGCCCTGCTGGGCAGCTTGCGGGCCTCGGCACAAACCGTGTCGTACGAAGTGTTCATGGGCCTGTCGCTGATGGGCATCGTGATTCAGGTCGGCTCGTTCAACATGCGCGACATCGTTGAATATCAAGCGCAGAACCTGTGGTTCATCATTCCGCAGATCTTCGGTTTCCTGACCTTCTTCATCGCTGGCGTCGCCGTGACTCACCGTCACCCGTTCGACCAGCCGGAAGCGGAACAGGAACTGGCCGACGGTTACCACATTGAATATGCCGGCATGAAATGGGGCATGTTCTTCGTTGGCGAGTACATCGGCATCGTGTTGATTTCGGCGTTGCTGGTGACCTTGTTCTTCGGTGGCTGGCACGGCCCGTTCGGCATTCTGCCGCAGATCCCGTTCATCTGGTTCGCGCTCAAGACCGCGTTCTTCATCATGATCTTCATCCTGTTGCGCGCCTCGATTCCGCGCCCACGGTATGACCAAGTGATGGATTTCAGCTGGAAGTTCTGCCTGCCGCTGACCCTCGTCAACATGCTGGTGACCGCTGCGATCGTGTTGCTCAACACGCCCGCCGTCGCGGCTCAGTGA
- the nuoI gene encoding NADH-quinone oxidoreductase subunit NuoI, with amino-acid sequence MKYIFDIVHGFFTQLRSLVMIFGHAFRKRDTLQYPEEQVYLPPRYRGRIVLTRDPDGEERCVACNLCAVACPVGCISLQKAETEDGRWYPDFFRINFSRCIFCGLCEEACPTTAIQLTPDFEMAEFKRQDLVYEKEDLLISGPGKNPDYNFYRVAGMAIAGKPKGAAQNEAEPINVKSLLP; translated from the coding sequence ATGAAGTACATATTTGACATCGTGCATGGCTTCTTCACCCAGCTTCGCAGCCTGGTGATGATCTTCGGCCATGCCTTCCGCAAGCGTGACACGCTGCAGTACCCGGAAGAGCAGGTCTACCTGCCGCCGCGCTACCGTGGCCGGATCGTCCTGACTCGCGACCCGGATGGCGAAGAGCGTTGTGTAGCCTGCAACCTGTGCGCCGTGGCTTGCCCGGTCGGTTGCATTTCGCTGCAGAAAGCCGAAACCGAAGACGGTCGCTGGTACCCGGACTTCTTCCGCATCAACTTCTCGCGCTGCATCTTTTGCGGCCTCTGCGAGGAAGCCTGCCCGACCACCGCGATCCAGCTGACACCGGATTTCGAGATGGCCGAGTTCAAACGTCAGGACCTGGTTTACGAGAAAGAAGATCTGCTGATCTCCGGCCCCGGCAAAAACCCTGATTACAACTTCTATCGTGTTGCAGGTATGGCGATTGCCGGGAAGCCGAAAGGCGCCGCGCAGAATGAAGCCGAACCGATCAACGTGAAGAGCTTGCTGCCTTAA
- the nuoJ gene encoding NADH-quinone oxidoreductase subunit J translates to MEFAFYFASGIAVVSTLRVITNTNPVHALLYLIISLIAVAMTFFALGAPFAGVLEVIAYAGAIMVLFVFVVMMLNLGPASVQQERVWLKPGIWIGPVVLGALLLAELLYVLFSDASGQAIGHTTVDAKAVGISLFGPYLLVVELASMLLLAAAVTAFHLGRNEAKEQ, encoded by the coding sequence ATGGAATTCGCTTTCTATTTCGCATCGGGTATCGCTGTGGTGTCCACGCTTCGCGTGATCACCAACACCAACCCTGTGCACGCCCTGCTCTACCTGATCATTTCGCTGATTGCCGTGGCGATGACGTTTTTCGCCCTCGGCGCACCGTTTGCCGGTGTGCTGGAAGTGATCGCCTACGCTGGCGCCATCATGGTGCTGTTCGTGTTCGTGGTGATGATGCTGAACCTTGGCCCAGCCTCGGTTCAGCAGGAACGCGTGTGGCTCAAGCCCGGCATCTGGATCGGCCCGGTAGTGCTCGGCGCGCTGCTGCTGGCGGAACTGCTGTACGTATTGTTCAGCGATGCCAGCGGTCAGGCCATCGGCCACACCACCGTAGACGCGAAAGCCGTGGGCATCAGCCTGTTCGGCCCGTACCTGCTGGTGGTCGAACTCGCCTCGATGTTGCTGCTTGCCGCAGCGGTCACGGCGTTCCACTTGGGCCGTAACGAAGCCAAGGAGCAATGA
- the nuoK gene encoding NADH-quinone oxidoreductase subunit NuoK translates to MPAIPLEHGLAVAGILFCLGLVGLMVRRNILFVLMSLEVMMNASALAFIVAGARWGQPDGQIMFILVISLAAAEASIGLAILLQLYRRFHTLDIDAASEMRG, encoded by the coding sequence ATGCCTGCTATCCCTCTGGAGCATGGTCTGGCGGTCGCCGGCATCCTGTTCTGCCTCGGTCTGGTCGGCCTGATGGTCCGGCGCAACATTCTTTTCGTGCTGATGAGCCTGGAGGTGATGATGAATGCCTCCGCGTTGGCGTTCATCGTTGCCGGTGCCCGTTGGGGTCAGCCGGATGGACAGATCATGTTCATCCTGGTGATCAGCCTCGCGGCCGCCGAGGCCAGTATTGGCCTGGCGATTCTGTTGCAGCTGTACCGCCGCTTCCACACTCTCGATATCGACGCTGCCAGCGAGATGCGCGGATGA